In the Ipomoea triloba cultivar NCNSP0323 chromosome 6, ASM357664v1 genome, one interval contains:
- the LOC116023229 gene encoding CBL-interacting serine/threonine-protein kinase 25-like → MGESQMLFGKYEKGRLLGKGTFAKVYYGKEVGTGDGVAIKVLNKDQVKKEGMMEQISREIAVMRLVRHPHVVELREVMATKTKIFFVMEHVKGGELFAKVAKGKLKEESARKYFQQLVSAVDFCHSRGVYHRDLKPENLLLDEHGDLKISDFGLSALQEQLRNDGLLHTQCGTPAYVAPEVLRRKGYDGATADIWSCGVILYVLLAGFLPFQDENVMHMYRKIFKAEYEFPAWFSPETRRMVSKLLMADPGRRATLPAVMRSPWFRKDLKVPKSFLISSEKVEEEEEPRREFEPPALRKSPSSPAFFNAFELISSMSSGFDLSGLFEMKGKASSMFTSRSSARDVVGKIEKMAKGMRFKILRVKPFKVKMQGPDGGRKGPLLVTAEVFKVAPEVTVVEFSKSSGDTLEYNRFCEEEARPALKDIVWAWQGGTSSTNNANGECTK, encoded by the coding sequence ATGGGTGAGAGTCAAATGTTGTTCGGGAAATACGAGAAAGGGCGGTTATTGGGCAAAGGCACGTTCGCTAAGGTTTATTACGGCAAAGAGGTGGGCACCGGCGACGGCGTGGCGATCAAGGTGTTGAACAAAGATCAGGTGAAGAAGGAAGGGATGATGGAGCAGATCTCGAGGGAGATCGCGGTGATGCGGCTGGTGCGTCACCCTCACGTGGTGGAGCTCCGGGAAGTGATGGCCACGAAGACCAAGATCTTCTTCGTGATGGAGCACGTGAAAGGCGGGGAATTGTTCGCTAAGGTTGCCAAAGGGAAGCTAAAGGAAGAATCCGCCCGGAAATATTTCCAGCAGCTCGTCAGCGCCGTGGATTTCTGCCACAGCCGCGGCGTCTACCACCGGGACCTCAAGCCGGAGAATCTCCTCCTCGACGAGCACGGCGACTTGAAAATTTCCGATTTTGGGCTCTCCGCCTTGCAGGAGCAACTACGGAACGACGGGTTGTTACATACCCAGTGCGGGACCCCGGCCTACGTGGCGCCGGAGGTGTTAAGACGGAAAGGGTACGACGGGGCCACGGCGGATATTTGGTCGTGTGGGGTTATTTTATACGTTCTCTTAGCCGGATTCTTGCCGTTCCAAGATGAAAACGTGATGCATATGTACCGGAAAATTTTCAAGGCGGAGTATGAGTTCCCGGCGTGGTTCTCGCCGGAGACTCGCCGGATGGTTTCCAAGCTTTTAATGGCGGATCCGGGGAGACGAGCTACACTCCCGGCCGTAATGAGATCTCCATGGTTCAGAAAGGACCTAAAAGTCCCAAAATCGTTTCTTATATCGTCGGAAAAagtggaagaggaagaagaaccCCGGCGAGAATTCGAACCACCTGCACTCCGGAAATCTCCGTCGTCGCCGGCGTTCTTCAACGCCTTCGAGTTGATCTCGTCGATGTCGTCGGGGTTCGATCTTTCCGGGCTGTTTGAGATGAAGGGGAAGGCGTCGTCCATGTTTACGTCGAGGAGTTCGGCCAGAGATGTGGTTgggaaaattgagaaaatggcTAAGGGGATGAGGTTTAAGATCTTGAGGGTAAAGCCGTTCAAGGTTAAGATGCAAGGCCCCGACGGCGGCCGGAAAGGGCCACTTCTGGTGACCGCCGAGGTGTTCAAGGTGGCGCCGGAGGTGACGGTGGTGGAGTTCTCCAAGTCGTCCGGCGACACGTTGGAGTACAATAGGTTTTGTGAGGAGGAAGCTCGGCCGGCATTGAAAGACATTGTTTGGGCATGGCAAGGTGGCACTAGCAGCACCAATAATGCTAATGGTGAATGCACAAAATAG